From the genome of Papaver somniferum cultivar HN1 chromosome 2, ASM357369v1, whole genome shotgun sequence, one region includes:
- the LOC113350439 gene encoding glutamic acid-rich protein-like, with translation MDEENVLGKSEKKKHKRNKENDDFSNSEVPKEKKKKHRKSEEIETLTASEIPTEKKKKHKRNKEVEALSSSEVPTEETKKKKHNKSKEKEASSSSEVPTEETKKKHRKSEEKEALITPEVPTEKKKKKKKHERNNEKEALSTS, from the coding sequence ATGGATGAAGAGAATGTATTGGGAAAGAGCGAAAAGAAGAAGCACAAAAGAAACAAGGAGAATGACGATTTTAGCAATTCCGAAGTAcccaaagagaagaagaagaagcacagGAAAAGCGAGGAAATAGAGACTTTAACTGCCTCAGAAATAcctacagagaagaagaagaagcacaagAGAAACAAGGAAGTAGAGGCTTTGAGCTCTTCAGAAGTACCTACGGaggaaacgaagaagaagaagcacaaCAAAAGCAAGGAAAAAGAGGCTTCGAGCTCTTCAGAAGTACCTACAGAGGAGACGAAGAAGAAGCACAGGAAAAGCGAGGAAAAAGAGGCTTTAATTACCCCAGAAGTACctacagagaagaaaaaaaagaagaagaagcacgAGAGAAACAATGAGAAAGAGGCTTTAAGTACCTCATAA
- the LOC113352749 gene encoding uncharacterized protein LOC113352749, translating to MWEVRRGLRRKKVGLIMGEKKVDHSDVSGEVNDEHVKKGKGKKNKRKNENGGDSGESCIEKSDGEAESGSCSSKKRNREEEVLDVDIGEGKKKKKKKKKGSKLDAHIENINANVGDVETENNFGSANEHLRNSYSKKSSKRVKFANHVEVFPASDDQDEQEENPGTELIREFYVPLLWTCGESGDAHRTHIVLLAIRVTHTTKVEHVPPHIHVFSQLICNRFKWCDESMVPLSELGIYNLKRYLKLSGAALPCRASRSVCHRANILFTREDEKDQDDVEENPGIELVRGKRFTKEEDQIIKDAVHKYIESRNSFRVLCALVDDVALFISS from the exons ATGTGGGAGGTGAGAAGGGGTCTGAGGAGAAAGAAGGTGGGTCTGATAATGGGAGAGAAGAAAGTG GATCACAGTGATGTGAGCGGTGAGGTAAATGATGAGCATGTGAAGAAGGGGAagggtaaaaaaaataaaagaaagaacgAAAATGGAGGTGATTCTGGAGAAAGCTGCATTGAGAAGTCTGACGGTGAGGCTGAATCTGGTTCTTGTTCTTCTAAGAAGAGGAATAGAGAGGAGGAAGTGCTGGACGTAGATAtaggagaggggaagaagaagaagaagaagaaaaagaaagggtCCAAATTGGatgcacatattgagaatataaaTGCGAATGTTGGAGATGTTGAAACAGAAAACAATTTCGGAAGTGCAAATGAGCATTTGAGAAACTCGTATTCCAAAAAGTCATCCAAAAGAGTAAAATTTGCTAATCATGTAGAAGTCTTTCCTGCATCTGATGACCAAGATGAGCAGGAGGAAAACCCAGGAACTGAGTTGATTCGAG AGTTCTATGTGCCCTTGTTGTGGACCTGTGGTGAATCTGGTGATGCACATCGAACACATATTGTCTTACTAGCAATCCGTGTGACACACACAACAAAAGTGGAACATGTACCCCCTCACATTCATGTATTTTCACAATT AATATGTAATAGGTTCAAATGGTGTGATGAGTCGATGGTTCCACTTTCTGAGCTTGGGATTTATAACTTGAAGAGGTATTTGAAACTTTCAGGGGCTGCCTTACCGTGTAGGGCTTCGAGATCAGTATGTCACAGAGCaaatattttgtttacgaggGAGGACGAAAAGGACCAAGATGATGTGGAGGAAAACCCAGGAATTGAGTTGGTTAGAGGTAAGAGGTTCACGAAGGAAGAAGATCAGATAATCAAAGATGCTGTTCACAAGTATATAGAG AGTAGAAATTCTTTCAGGGTTCTGTGTGCCCTTGTTGATGATGTGGCACTCTTTATCAGCTCATAA
- the LOC113352750 gene encoding paired amphipathic helix protein Sin3-like 3, with translation MKRPREEDSFAYIKSVQKTPKYHEFLQVMKEYKSSPTYDTTNVEFVTTRIKEIFRDHSNLIHGFNMIFLPEEHAIEDDFCADQQNRVLKSTKRVEAEDSNKAMSLYEGDYYRNYRFFEKVMRKERFTNPDDCKKYLKCLYLYSKKRISEGELKDMVGGLRQYGCVAFPRTANNDKVQQEPQKDEREIGSESPVQKEPQTDEREIGSESPASKLEEPMIDRLMKCEKDNPSYQLSTERISASGRTELGVAVLNDSWVSAESSTTGGDTYRCKKNAYEKNLFIFEDDRCERDRQFELVKGTIQIVQELEGNIADDKVSPESISFEDHFKVLQLGCIKRLYNESWQDVVDALRKDAKSVFPGILTQLQEKLKEATSRLSVTYKKKMNAVYSKNFRKSLDYGNSSGGEQQETTSSKDDASTSCCPNLLAEPTT, from the coding sequence ATGAAGAGACCTAGAGAAgaagattcttttgcttacataaAATCTGTtcaaaaaacaccaaaataccATGAATTCCTTCAAGTGATGAAAGAATACAAGTCCTCGCCAACTTACGACACCACCAATGTGGAGTTCGTAACTACAAGGATCAAGGAAATCTTTAGAGATCATTCAAACCTTATTCATGGATTTAACATGATATTCTTGCCTGAAGAACATGCAATTGAAGACGATTTTTGTGCTGATCAGCAGAATAGGGTTTTGAAATCTACAAAAAGGGTTGAAGCAGAAGACTCCAATAAGGCGATGTCTTTATATGAAGGTGATTATTATCGAAACTACAGATTCTTTGAGAAAGTCATGAGGAAGGAGAGGTTTACAAATCCTGATGATTGCAAGAAATACTTGAAGTGTCTTTATCTTTATAGCAAAAAGAGAATTTCAGAAGGTGAATTGAAAGATATGGTTGGTGGTTTGCGGCAATATGGATGTGTCGCGTTTCCAAGAACAGCGAATAATGATAAAGTGCAGCAAGAACCCCAAAAGGATGAAAGGGAGATAGGTTCGGAGTCTCCAGTGCAGAAAGAACCCCAGACGGATGAAAGGGAGATAGGTTCTGAATCTCCAGCATCAAAATTGGAGGAACCCATGATTGACCGTCTCATGAAGTGCGAAAAAGATAACCCAAGTTATCAGCTTTCGACTGAGAGAATTTCAGCTAGCGGAAGGACGGAACTTGGAGTTGCAGTACTGAATGATTCTTGGGTTTCTGCAGAGAGTAGTACCACAGGTGGTGATACATACCGTTGCAAGAAAAATGCTTACGAAAAGAACCTGTTTATATTCGAAGATGACAGATGCGAACGCGATAGGCAGTTTGAGTTGGTTAAAGGTACTATTCAGATTGTCCAGGAATTGGAAGGAAATATTGCGGATGACAAAGTCAGCCCGGAAAGTATAAGCTTCGAGGATCACTTTAAAGTGCTACAGCTTGGGTGCATTAAAAGATTGTACAATGAATCTTGGCAGGATGTTGTGGATGCGTTAAGGAAGGATGCAAAATCTGTATTTCCTGGTATATTAACTCAATTGCAGGAAAAACTAAAGGAGGCCACAAGTCGTCTGTCAGTAACttacaaaaagaaaatgaatGCAGTTTATTCAAAGAACTTCAGAAAATCTCTGGATTACGGCAACTCCTCCGGTGGCGAGCAGCAGGAAACAACGAGTTCTAAAGACGATGCATCTACTTCTTGTTGTCCGAATCTTTTAGCTGAGCCAACAACATAA